A genomic window from Vicia villosa cultivar HV-30 ecotype Madison, WI unplaced genomic scaffold, Vvil1.0 ctg.003272F_1_1, whole genome shotgun sequence includes:
- the LOC131640687 gene encoding heat shock cognate 70 kDa protein-like: MAEKYVGRAVGIDLGTTYSCVAVWLDDHNRVEIIHNDQGNRTTPSVVAFNDDQRLIGDAAKNQVASNPQNTVFDAKRLIGRKFSDSLVGKDILLWPFKVIAGVNDKPMITVKYKGQQKEFCAEEISSMILSKMREVAEAYLESPVKNAVVTVPAYFNDSQRKATIDAGAIAGLNVIRIINEPTAAAIAYGLDKRRNCDGKRNIFVFDLGGGTFDVSILTIKGDVFEVKATAGDTHLGGEDFDNRMVNHFVEEFKKKHKVDISLNPRALRRLRTACERAKRILSFTFVTTIELDSLFNGIDFSSSITRAKFEEINMDLFNECMKIVDSCLSDSKICNGDIDDVVLVGGSSRIPKVQELLQDFFNGKDLCKGINPDEAVAYGAAVQAAILSEGFKNVPNLVLRDVTPLSLGISADIDHVMSVVIPRNTTIPVKKSRRYTTAKDNQCIAPIKVYEGERARATDNNLLGEFSLSCLPGAPRGQPLDVCFDIDENGVLTVSAKEVSTGNTNEITITNKERLSAVEIKKMIEEAERYNAEDKKFLKKAKVMNALDKCVYNMKNALKKDVNLKLSPQESEKINNAITVATNFIEGSNKTNEIDVLEDHLKKLESMLKHLVAMTG; this comes from the exons ATGGCTGAAAAATACGTAGGACGTGCAGTGGGAATAGACCTAGGAACAACCTATTCTTGTGTTGCTGTGTGGCTTGATGATCATAATAGAGTTGAGATTATTCATAATGACCAAGGCAACCGAACTACACCTTCTGTTGTTGCTTTCAATGATGATCAAAGGTTGATCGGTGATGCTGCTAAGAATCAGGTTGCATCTAACCCACAAAACACTGTGTTTG ATGCTAAAAGATTAATTGGTAGGAAGTTTAGTGATTCACTTGTTGGAAAAGATATATTGTTGTGGCCATTCAAGGTCATTGCGGGTGTCAATGACAAACCCATGATTACCGTTAAATATAAGGGTCAGCAGAAGGAATTTTGTGCCGAGGAAATATCATCCATGATTCTTTCAAAGATGCGGGAAGTTGCAGAGGCATATCTGGAGTCGCCCGTCAAGAATGCTGTTGTTACTGTGCCGGCTTACTTCAATGACTCTCAGCGAAAAGCCACCATAGATGCTGGCGCCATTGCAGGCCTTAATGTTATTCGGATAATCAATGAACCTACAGCTGCTGCAATTGCATATGGTCTTGATAAGAGAAGAAATTGTGatggaaaaagaaatatttttgtgtttgaCCTTGGTGGTGGGACTTTTGATGTGTCTATCCTCACAATTAAAGGTGATGTCTTTGAAGTAAAAGCCACTGCCGGAGACACTCATCTCGGAGGAGAGGATTTTGATAATAGAATGGTGAACCATTTTGTAGAAGAGTTCAAGAAAAAACATAAAGTGGACATTAGCCTTAACCCAAGAGCCTTAAGGAGGTTGAGAACTGCTTGCGAAAGAGCAAAACGGATACTCTCATTTACCTTTGTAACCACAattgagcttgattctttatttaATGGAATTGACTTCTCTTCATCAATAACTCGTGCCAAGTTTGAGGAAATTAATATGGATCtctttaatgaatgtatgaaaattGTTGATAGTTGTCTGAGCGACTCAAAGATCTGCAATGGTGAtatagatgatgttgttcttgtggGTGGCTCATCTAGGATTCCCAAAGTGCAAGAACTGTTGCAAGACTTTTTCAACGGAAAAGATTTGTGCAAGGGTATAAATCCGGATGAGGCTGTTGCTTATGGTGCGGCTGTCCAGGCTGCCATTTTGAGCGAAGGCTTTAAGAATGTCCCAAACTTGGTGCTGCGAGATGTTACCCCATTATCACTTGGTATCTCAGCAGACATTGATCATGTCATGAGTGTGGTGATTCCTAGGAACACTACCATACCTGTCAAAAAGTCTAGAAGGTATACTACAGCTAAAGATAACCAATGCATTGCCCCGATTAAGGTTTATGAAGGTGAGAGAGCAAGAGCCACAGACAACAATCTACTTGGTGAGTTCAGTCTTTCTTGTCTTCCAGGTGCTCCTCGGGGTCAGCCCTTAGATGTATGCTTTGATATTGATGAAAACGGTGTCCTAACTGTTTCCGCTAAGGAAGTATCTACAGGCAATACAAATGAGATCACCATAACCAATAAAGAAAGGTTGTCAGCCGtcgaaattaaaaaaatgattgaaGAAGCTGAAAGATACAATGCTGAAGATAAGAAATTCTTAAAAAAGGCCAAGGTAATGAATGCATTGGATAAATGTGTTTATAATATGAAGAATGCTTTAAAGAAGGATGTTAATTTAAAGCTCTCCCCTCAAGAAAGTGAGAAGATTAATAATGCAATTACGGTGGCCACAAATTTTATTGAAGGGAGTAACAAAACGAATGAAATAGATGTTCTTGAGGATCATCTAAAGAAGCTGGAGAGCATGTTGAAACACCTTGTAGCCATGACTGGCTAG